A genomic segment from Propioniciclava sp. MC1595 encodes:
- a CDS encoding GNAT family N-acetyltransferase, whose translation MDTFDGHSVVDNPERRRFEVRRGRRVLGWAAYEQTAELLVFTHTEVQPRWEHHGIGSLLVRTTLDHARRIGVQVLPICPFVRGWIERHPDYADLVYHPPHAAAPPASPGTADDAVV comes from the coding sequence ATGGACACGTTCGACGGCCACTCCGTGGTGGACAACCCCGAACGCCGCCGCTTCGAGGTGCGGAGGGGTCGCCGTGTCCTGGGCTGGGCCGCCTACGAGCAGACCGCCGAGCTGCTCGTCTTCACCCACACCGAGGTCCAGCCGCGCTGGGAGCACCACGGCATCGGCAGCCTGCTGGTGCGCACCACCCTCGACCACGCCCGCCGCATCGGCGTGCAGGTGCTTCCGATATGCCCCTTCGTGCGGGGCTGGATCGAACGGCACCCCGACTACGCCGACCTCGTCTACCACCCACCGCACGCCGCCGCCCCGCCGGCCAGCCCGGGGACGGCCGACGACGCGGTCGTCTGA
- a CDS encoding sensor histidine kinase yields MDRRVRTVAGAVGSAVALAFAWRVAPFAQHYGESSWRTDPMPMEPPPPEAYAAFTGPAIATIAAVVAGILLLHRRPLPGFLLGVAGLVAYGALGGPSFGGFVPALVLSLGLVRARGLNRAAPWLPLLLVALWATWWDAPGLGLTDWRMWSSIGTQFAWVLIPTLLVALAIGRRQTRAREQAEAVERAASEERLRLAREIHDVVGHSLSMISLQSGVALRVLDADPGQARTSLEAIRTSSKDALAELRHTLGAFRGDDAGPLAPTPSLAAVPALVAEVRAGGVRVDLAPLPDAAGIGAATQAAAYRVVQEALTNAIRHAPGAPASVAAERTPRGLDIIVTNPLPAQAHPGPEGGGLRGMRERVGALGGTLVAGPEGDHFLVRAHLPTRERP; encoded by the coding sequence ATGGACCGACGCGTGCGCACCGTGGCCGGGGCCGTCGGCTCGGCGGTCGCGCTCGCGTTCGCCTGGCGCGTGGCCCCCTTCGCCCAGCACTACGGCGAGTCATCGTGGCGCACCGACCCGATGCCCATGGAGCCGCCCCCACCCGAGGCGTACGCGGCCTTCACCGGTCCGGCGATCGCGACGATCGCCGCCGTCGTGGCGGGCATCCTGCTCCTGCACCGCCGCCCGCTGCCCGGCTTCCTCCTCGGCGTGGCCGGCCTCGTCGCCTACGGCGCGCTCGGCGGCCCCTCCTTCGGCGGGTTCGTGCCGGCGCTCGTGCTCTCGTTGGGTCTCGTGCGCGCCCGCGGGCTCAACCGCGCCGCGCCCTGGCTGCCCCTGCTGCTGGTGGCCCTGTGGGCCACGTGGTGGGACGCCCCCGGCCTCGGCCTGACCGACTGGCGGATGTGGTCCTCGATCGGCACCCAGTTCGCGTGGGTGCTCATCCCCACGCTGCTCGTGGCGCTCGCCATCGGCCGGCGCCAGACCCGGGCCCGCGAGCAGGCCGAGGCGGTCGAGCGCGCGGCGTCCGAGGAGCGGCTGCGGCTGGCCCGCGAGATCCACGACGTCGTCGGCCACTCGCTGTCGATGATCTCCCTGCAGTCCGGCGTCGCCCTGCGCGTGCTGGACGCCGACCCGGGCCAGGCGCGCACCTCGCTCGAGGCGATCCGCACGTCGTCGAAGGACGCCCTCGCCGAACTCCGCCACACCCTCGGCGCCTTCCGCGGCGACGACGCCGGCCCCCTGGCGCCCACGCCCAGCCTCGCCGCGGTCCCGGCGCTGGTCGCCGAGGTCCGGGCCGGGGGCGTCCGGGTCGACCTGGCCCCGCTGCCGGACGCCGCGGGCATCGGCGCCGCCACCCAGGCCGCCGCCTACCGCGTGGTGCAGGAGGCGCTCACGAACGCGATCCGGCACGCGCCGGGCGCGCCCGCGTCCGTCGCCGCCGAGCGGACGCCCCGGGGCCTGGACATCATCGTCACCAACCCGCTGCCCGCGCAGGCCCACCCCGGACCGGAGGGCGGCGGCCTGCGCGGCATGCGCGAGCGGGTCGGGGCGCTCGGCGGCACCCTCGTCGCGGGGCCCGAGGGCGACCACTTCCTCGTCCGTGCCCACCTGCCCACCCGGGAGCGACCGTGA
- a CDS encoding exodeoxyribonuclease III yields the protein MRIATWNVNSVKQRVPRLLPWLEQRRPDVVCLQETKLTDEAFATLLADPLAERGYTFAHHGQGQWNGVALLSRVGLDDVERGFPGQPDYDGRAEARAISATCGGVRVHSLYVPNGREVASDHYAYKLTWLDALRAAVAAGPDDVALCGDINIAPADADVFDPAAYVGHTHVTPPERDAVAAFGLVDVLRERWPDERVFSYWDYRAGMFHQDLGMRIDLILASAPVAARAKAAWVDREARKGKLPSDHAPVIVDLDLAPDGDIGPVVPPPSRPARPRARVTLPQGSRDA from the coding sequence GTGAGGATCGCCACGTGGAACGTCAACTCCGTCAAGCAACGCGTGCCCCGGCTCCTGCCGTGGCTGGAACAGCGGCGTCCGGACGTGGTCTGCCTGCAGGAGACCAAGCTGACCGACGAGGCGTTCGCCACCCTGCTGGCCGACCCCCTCGCCGAGCGCGGCTACACCTTCGCCCACCACGGCCAGGGGCAGTGGAACGGCGTCGCCCTGCTCTCCCGGGTCGGGCTCGACGACGTCGAGCGCGGCTTCCCCGGCCAGCCCGACTACGACGGCCGCGCCGAGGCGCGGGCGATCAGCGCGACCTGCGGGGGCGTCCGGGTGCACTCGCTGTACGTGCCGAACGGGCGCGAGGTGGCGTCCGACCACTACGCCTACAAGCTCACCTGGCTGGACGCCCTCCGCGCCGCCGTCGCCGCCGGGCCCGACGACGTGGCGCTGTGCGGCGACATCAACATCGCTCCCGCGGACGCCGACGTCTTCGACCCCGCCGCCTACGTCGGGCACACGCACGTGACCCCGCCCGAGCGGGACGCCGTGGCCGCGTTCGGCCTCGTAGACGTCCTGCGCGAACGCTGGCCCGACGAGCGGGTGTTCTCCTACTGGGACTACCGCGCCGGCATGTTCCACCAGGACCTCGGCATGCGCATCGACCTCATCCTGGCCTCGGCCCCCGTCGCCGCCCGGGCCAAGGCGGCCTGGGTCGACCGCGAGGCGCGCAAGGGCAAGCTGCCCTCCGACCACGCCCCGGTCATCGTCGACCTCGACCTGGCCCCCGACGGCGACATCGGCCCCGTCGTGCCGCCACCGTCGCGCCCGGCCCGGCCGCGGGCCCGCGTCACGCTCCCGCAGGGGTCACGGGACGCCTGA
- a CDS encoding NAD(P)/FAD-dependent oxidoreductase, which translates to MTEFTECDVLVVGAGLAGLACAQRLVDRGRDVIVLESADRVGGRVTSDDVDGFIVDRGFQVLNPAYPSLAEVVPVGRLGLRPFPRAIAVRRTDGLSTLKDPTRDPFALAGDLSSGLVTLGSAGLGAFFARAAAVDEPYRRAFDVARFTGPLRDEVVEPFLAGVICEDQGATSSRFVSWLLRLFAQGTPGVPARGMRALPELLARGLDVRLNTPVTEVASGTVRTDGGAFAARSVVLAAGPGCAHLAPSASVEWHGTRTFWFACDAAPASDARIHVDGRRTGPVTTTCVTSLAAPSYAPDGRHLVPALTLTERGVASEQDVRSHLAEIYGVPTDGWEVVAVHDLPHTVPAVRPPYDTGRRVERRDDRTLICGDLMGNASTEGALASGLASADAILA; encoded by the coding sequence ATGACCGAGTTCACCGAGTGCGATGTCCTCGTCGTCGGCGCCGGACTGGCCGGCCTGGCCTGCGCGCAGCGCCTCGTGGACCGCGGCCGCGACGTGATCGTGCTGGAGTCCGCGGACCGCGTCGGCGGGCGGGTGACCAGCGACGACGTCGACGGCTTCATCGTCGACCGAGGCTTCCAGGTGCTCAATCCGGCGTACCCCAGCCTCGCCGAGGTCGTGCCGGTCGGACGCCTCGGGCTTCGGCCCTTCCCCCGCGCGATCGCCGTCCGCCGCACCGACGGCCTGTCCACGCTGAAGGACCCGACCCGCGATCCGTTCGCCCTGGCCGGTGACCTGAGCAGCGGCCTGGTCACGCTCGGCTCCGCCGGGTTGGGGGCATTCTTCGCCCGCGCCGCCGCGGTCGATGAGCCCTACCGTCGGGCGTTCGACGTCGCTCGCTTCACCGGTCCCCTTCGCGACGAGGTGGTCGAGCCCTTCCTCGCCGGCGTGATCTGCGAGGACCAGGGCGCCACCTCGTCCCGGTTCGTCTCGTGGCTCCTGCGCCTGTTCGCCCAGGGAACACCCGGCGTCCCCGCCCGCGGTATGAGGGCGCTGCCCGAACTGCTCGCCCGGGGCCTCGACGTGCGGCTGAACACGCCGGTGACCGAGGTCGCCAGCGGCACGGTGCGGACGGACGGCGGAGCCTTCGCCGCCCGCAGCGTGGTGCTCGCGGCCGGCCCCGGGTGTGCGCACCTCGCGCCCAGCGCGTCGGTCGAGTGGCACGGCACGCGGACATTCTGGTTCGCGTGCGACGCAGCTCCGGCGTCCGATGCCCGCATCCACGTGGACGGACGCCGCACCGGTCCGGTCACCACCACCTGCGTCACCTCGCTCGCCGCGCCCTCCTACGCCCCGGACGGGCGTCACCTCGTTCCCGCGCTCACGCTCACCGAGCGGGGCGTGGCCTCCGAGCAGGACGTCCGCAGCCACCTGGCCGAGATCTACGGGGTGCCGACCGACGGCTGGGAGGTGGTCGCCGTGCACGACCTCCCGCACACCGTTCCCGCGGTCCGCCCGCCCTACGACACGGGCCGCCGCGTGGAACGCCGCGACGACCGGACCCTCATCTGTGGCGACCTGATGGGGAACGCGTCCACCGAGGGAGCGCTGGCGTCCGGCCTGGCGTCCGCCGACGCGATCCTCGCCTGA
- a CDS encoding phospholipase D family protein, translating into MGVDWLSGEELHRRVITEGVLRAERSVWIATANLKDMYVAGPRRRYRPVLEEFARMAARGVQFRVIHAEVPSRAFRESFDALPGLVEGGLELQICPRSHWKMVIVDGRLGYTGSANFTGAGLGAKSEARRNLEFGAVGDDPAFVARLEEEFDRFWMGEHCDGCGRRELCPDPIR; encoded by the coding sequence GTGGGGGTCGACTGGTTGTCGGGTGAGGAACTGCACCGGCGCGTGATCACCGAGGGGGTGCTGCGCGCCGAGCGGTCGGTGTGGATCGCGACGGCGAACCTCAAGGACATGTACGTGGCCGGGCCGCGCCGCCGTTACCGGCCGGTGCTGGAGGAGTTCGCCCGCATGGCCGCGCGCGGGGTGCAGTTCCGGGTGATCCACGCTGAGGTGCCGTCGCGGGCGTTCCGGGAGAGCTTCGACGCGCTGCCCGGCCTGGTCGAGGGCGGGCTGGAGCTGCAGATCTGCCCGCGCAGCCATTGGAAGATGGTGATCGTCGACGGGCGGCTGGGCTACACCGGGTCGGCGAACTTCACCGGCGCCGGGCTGGGTGCGAAGTCGGAGGCCCGGCGCAACCTCGAGTTCGGCGCGGTCGGCGACGACCCGGCGTTCGTGGCGCGTCTGGAGGAGGAGTTCGACCGGTTCTGGATGGGCGAGCACTGCGACGGCTGCGGCCGGCGCGAGCTGTGCCCCGACCCGATCCGGTAG
- the mgrA gene encoding L-glyceraldehyde 3-phosphate reductase, protein MYRPADDRYDTMQYRPIGRSGLKLPAISLGLWHNFGDDVPFERQKAILETAFDRGVTHFDLANNYGPPYGSAETNFGHHLRGSFAGLRDELVISSKAGWDMWPGPYGGIGGTRKYLIASCDQSLKRMGLDYVDIFYHHRPDPDTPLEETMGALDHIVRTGRALYVGISSYSPELTAEAARILADLGTPLLIHQPSYSMLNRWVEDGLLDTLESVGAGCIAFSPLAQGMLTSRYLDGVPEGSRATQGKSLGENLLSEEALGHIRALNDIAAGRGQSLAQMALAWGLRDERVTSVLIGASRPEQLLDNLGALDNLTFTDSELEAIDEHAVDGGIDLWRGARQSRD, encoded by the coding sequence ATGTACCGACCGGCCGACGACCGCTACGACACCATGCAGTACCGCCCCATCGGGCGGTCGGGCCTGAAGCTGCCCGCGATCAGCCTGGGCCTGTGGCACAACTTCGGCGACGACGTGCCGTTCGAGCGGCAGAAGGCGATCCTCGAGACCGCGTTCGACCGCGGCGTCACCCACTTCGACCTGGCCAACAACTACGGCCCGCCGTACGGCTCGGCCGAGACGAACTTCGGACACCACCTGCGCGGCTCCTTCGCGGGGTTGCGGGACGAGCTGGTGATCTCGTCCAAGGCCGGGTGGGACATGTGGCCCGGCCCCTACGGCGGCATCGGCGGCACCCGGAAGTACCTCATCGCCTCCTGCGACCAGTCGCTGAAGCGGATGGGGCTCGACTACGTCGACATCTTCTACCACCACCGCCCCGACCCCGACACCCCGCTCGAGGAGACGATGGGGGCGCTCGACCACATCGTCCGGACCGGCCGCGCCCTATACGTCGGCATCTCGTCGTACTCTCCCGAGCTGACCGCCGAAGCGGCGCGCATCCTGGCCGACCTCGGGACGCCCCTGTTGATCCACCAGCCCTCCTACTCGATGCTCAACCGCTGGGTCGAGGACGGGCTGCTCGACACCCTGGAGTCGGTCGGCGCCGGCTGCATCGCCTTCTCGCCGCTGGCCCAGGGCATGCTCACCTCGCGCTACCTCGACGGCGTGCCCGAGGGCTCGCGGGCCACCCAGGGCAAGTCGCTGGGCGAGAACCTGCTGTCGGAGGAGGCCCTCGGCCACATCCGTGCGCTGAACGACATCGCCGCCGGGCGCGGGCAGTCGCTGGCCCAGATGGCGCTGGCGTGGGGGCTGCGTGACGAGCGGGTCACCTCGGTGCTGATCGGCGCCTCGCGGCCCGAGCAGCTGCTCGACAACCTGGGCGCGCTCGACAACCTGACGTTCACCGACTCCGAGCTCGAGGCGATCGACGAGCACGCCGTCGACGGCGGCATCGACCTGTGGCGCGGCGCGCGGCAGAGCAGGGACTGA
- a CDS encoding SIMPL domain-containing protein codes for MQITVVGSHAWSLAPERGTVHLHVDLEGEDRAATSRAAAEVVDALGRDLHRLRQGHDAPLTWYAVGPLVTRSWRPWGPEGQPLAPRYGASATLKAKFRDFTALSEVTGRWAEREGVQLTQVEWALTDATRTATEAAALTRAVEEARARALAIAQAAGWSDVELEEVADPGLLVAPPGVGPAPMAAGALRSMAFKDESAGGGVAPEDVRGEAVVHARFRATR; via the coding sequence ATGCAGATCACCGTCGTGGGGAGCCACGCCTGGTCCCTGGCCCCCGAGCGGGGCACCGTGCACCTCCACGTCGACCTCGAGGGCGAGGACCGCGCGGCCACCTCCCGCGCCGCCGCCGAGGTGGTGGACGCCCTCGGCCGCGACCTGCACCGCCTCCGCCAGGGCCATGACGCGCCGCTGACCTGGTACGCCGTGGGGCCGCTGGTCACGCGGTCGTGGCGCCCGTGGGGGCCGGAGGGCCAGCCGCTCGCGCCGCGGTACGGGGCGTCGGCGACCCTGAAGGCGAAGTTCCGCGACTTCACCGCCCTGTCCGAGGTGACCGGCCGCTGGGCCGAGCGCGAGGGCGTCCAGCTCACGCAGGTCGAGTGGGCGCTCACCGACGCCACCCGCACCGCCACCGAGGCGGCCGCGCTCACCCGCGCGGTCGAGGAGGCCCGGGCCCGCGCGCTGGCGATCGCGCAGGCGGCGGGCTGGTCGGACGTCGAGCTGGAGGAGGTCGCCGACCCGGGCCTGCTGGTCGCCCCGCCGGGCGTCGGCCCGGCCCCGATGGCGGCCGGCGCGCTGCGCAGCATGGCGTTCAAGGACGAGTCTGCGGGCGGGGGCGTGGCTCCCGAGGACGTGCGCGGCGAGGCCGTCGTGCACGCGCGGTTCCGGGCGACACGGTAG
- a CDS encoding response regulator transcription factor: MTDITVLITDDQALVRMGLRALVAAEPGLTVVGEAADGDEAVAAARAHRPDVVLMDIRMPGTDGLTALRTIAADPYLAGTHVVMLTTFELDEYVFAALEAGASGFLVKDADPDDIVRAIRAAASGEGLLSPTVTRRVISTFAGQRRTPTASPRHPGLDDLTEREREVLELVAEGFNNDELAERLFISKATARTHVSHILLKLGARDRAQLVVIAHRNGLA; this comes from the coding sequence GTGACCGACATCACCGTGCTGATCACCGACGACCAGGCCCTGGTCCGGATGGGGCTGCGCGCCCTCGTCGCGGCCGAGCCCGGCCTCACCGTGGTGGGCGAGGCCGCCGACGGCGACGAAGCGGTGGCGGCCGCACGCGCGCACCGGCCCGACGTGGTGCTCATGGACATCCGGATGCCCGGCACCGACGGGCTCACCGCCCTGCGCACCATCGCCGCCGACCCCTACCTGGCCGGCACCCACGTGGTCATGCTGACGACGTTCGAGCTCGACGAGTACGTGTTCGCGGCCCTGGAGGCGGGGGCGTCCGGGTTCCTCGTCAAGGACGCCGACCCCGACGACATCGTGCGCGCCATCCGAGCGGCTGCGTCCGGCGAGGGGCTGCTCTCCCCCACGGTGACGCGCCGGGTGATCAGCACGTTCGCGGGGCAGCGACGCACACCCACGGCGTCCCCCCGTCACCCGGGCCTGGACGACCTCACCGAGCGCGAGCGCGAGGTGCTCGAGCTGGTGGCGGAGGGGTTCAACAACGACGAGCTCGCCGAGCGGCTGTTCATCTCGAAGGCGACGGCGCGCACGCACGTCAGCCACATCCTGCTCAAGCTGGGCGCGCGCGACCGCGCCCAGCTCGTCGTCATCGCCCACCGCAACGGGCTGGCGTGA
- a CDS encoding ChaB family protein yields MPKTNKDGSAKKSELPSTLERSSDQAQRTYAHTYDAAIESYDGDEERAQRTAWAAVKHTHEKVGDRWEAKDEPGPSDERAERGGPSGGQSAGGVDANATKEHLLGLARRLDVKGRSRMTKAELVEALQKANEKATREARED; encoded by the coding sequence ATGCCGAAGACCAACAAGGACGGCTCCGCGAAGAAGTCGGAGCTGCCGTCCACCCTCGAGCGCTCGTCGGACCAGGCGCAACGGACCTACGCGCACACCTACGACGCGGCGATCGAGTCCTACGACGGCGACGAGGAACGTGCCCAGCGCACCGCTTGGGCGGCGGTCAAGCACACGCACGAGAAGGTGGGCGACCGCTGGGAGGCCAAGGACGAGCCGGGCCCCTCGGACGAGCGGGCCGAGCGCGGTGGGCCGTCCGGCGGCCAGAGCGCCGGCGGGGTCGACGCCAACGCGACCAAGGAGCACCTGCTCGGCCTGGCCCGCCGGCTCGACGTGAAGGGCCGCTCGCGGATGACCAAGGCCGAACTCGTCGAGGCGCTCCAGAAGGCCAACGAGAAGGCCACCCGCGAGGCGCGCGAGGACTGA
- a CDS encoding acyl-CoA dehydrogenase family protein, which yields MTFLPDDLLTAIHARAAEVDAANTFPDADLADLRAAGYLAAFVPTDFGGAGLTLEEVCAEQTRLAKASPATALGINMHQIIVGVGRHLAAHATEPASRTAGETILREAAAGEVFGFAISEPGNDLVLFGSITEARPDGAGGYTFHGQKVFTSLAPVWTRLLTFGADRTDPDAARNVFAILTRDAGGFEVADDWDTLGMRGTQSNSTKLTGAPAPADRVLQVVAPGPSLEPIVFGIFSHFEALLAATYLGLGDRAIEVAAAHVKKRRSVKNDDVYANDPDIRWRLADAAIRMNSAHAEVTLVARELDEGRDHGMLWLPRLSGCKNAAAEASRHAVDQAIRACGGSSYSNSHELSRLYRDVLAGLFQPSDQESLHGAWANVVLGPVSR from the coding sequence ATGACCTTCCTGCCCGACGACCTCCTCACCGCGATCCACGCGCGTGCCGCCGAGGTCGACGCCGCCAACACCTTCCCGGACGCTGACCTGGCCGACCTGCGCGCCGCCGGCTACCTCGCCGCGTTCGTCCCGACCGACTTCGGCGGGGCCGGCCTCACGCTGGAGGAGGTCTGCGCCGAGCAGACCCGGCTCGCCAAGGCGTCCCCCGCGACGGCGCTGGGCATCAACATGCACCAGATCATCGTGGGTGTCGGCCGCCACCTCGCGGCCCACGCGACCGAGCCGGCGAGCCGCACGGCGGGGGAGACCATCCTCCGTGAGGCCGCCGCCGGCGAGGTGTTCGGGTTCGCGATCAGCGAGCCGGGCAACGACCTGGTCCTGTTCGGGTCGATCACCGAGGCCCGCCCCGACGGCGCCGGCGGCTACACGTTCCACGGCCAGAAGGTCTTCACCTCCCTCGCCCCGGTCTGGACGCGCCTGCTCACCTTCGGCGCCGACCGCACCGACCCGGACGCCGCGCGCAACGTCTTCGCGATCCTCACCCGGGACGCCGGCGGCTTCGAGGTCGCCGACGACTGGGACACCCTCGGCATGCGCGGCACCCAGTCGAACTCGACGAAGCTGACGGGCGCCCCGGCCCCGGCCGACCGCGTCCTGCAGGTCGTCGCGCCCGGCCCGAGCCTGGAGCCGATCGTCTTCGGCATCTTCAGCCACTTCGAGGCGCTGCTGGCCGCCACCTACCTGGGCCTGGGCGACCGCGCCATCGAGGTCGCCGCGGCGCACGTGAAGAAGCGCCGCTCGGTGAAGAACGACGACGTCTACGCCAACGACCCCGACATCCGCTGGCGTCTGGCCGATGCGGCGATCCGCATGAATTCCGCGCACGCCGAGGTCACCCTCGTTGCGCGCGAGCTCGACGAGGGCCGCGACCACGGCATGCTGTGGCTGCCGAGGCTCAGCGGGTGCAAGAACGCCGCGGCCGAGGCGTCCCGGCACGCCGTCGACCAGGCGATCCGGGCGTGCGGCGGGTCGTCGTACTCGAACTCCCACGAGCTGTCGCGCCTGTACCGCGACGTGCTGGCCGGGCTGTTCCAGCCGTCCGACCAGGAGTCGCTCCACGGCGCCTGGGCGAACGTCGTGCTGGGCCCGGTCTCCCGCTGA
- a CDS encoding class I SAM-dependent methyltransferase, which produces MAERARASWERVAPDYDTATAGLERRFLAPSRPWVCGRASGEVLEVAIGTGANLPYYADGVRLTGLDADPTMLDAARRKVHEGGYDVTLVEGDALALPFADASFDAVVCTFALCGVPDERAALLEMVRVLRPGGDLLLADHVAASNPVVLALEHAVTAVTARSHGEYFTRRPRLVVDALGLPVVASRRRTFGALEEVHARTPARGAAAA; this is translated from the coding sequence ATGGCTGAGCGCGCCCGCGCCTCCTGGGAACGCGTCGCGCCCGACTACGACACCGCCACCGCCGGCCTCGAACGCCGCTTCCTCGCGCCCAGCCGGCCGTGGGTGTGCGGCCGTGCGTCGGGCGAGGTGCTCGAGGTCGCGATCGGCACGGGCGCCAACCTGCCGTACTACGCCGACGGCGTCCGGCTGACCGGCCTGGACGCCGACCCGACGATGCTGGACGCCGCCCGCCGCAAGGTGCACGAGGGCGGGTACGACGTCACCCTGGTCGAGGGGGACGCGCTGGCCCTCCCGTTCGCCGACGCCTCCTTCGACGCGGTCGTGTGCACCTTCGCGCTGTGTGGGGTGCCCGACGAGCGGGCCGCCCTGCTCGAGATGGTGCGGGTGCTCCGCCCCGGCGGCGACCTGCTGCTGGCCGACCACGTCGCGGCGTCCAACCCCGTCGTGCTCGCGCTCGAGCACGCGGTGACCGCCGTCACCGCCCGCAGCCACGGCGAGTACTTCACCCGCCGCCCCCGGCTGGTCGTGGACGCCCTCGGCCTGCCCGTCGTCGCCAGCCGCCGGCGGACCTTCGGCGCCCTGGAGGAGGTCCACGCCCGGACCCCCGCCCGTGGCGCGGCCGCGGCCTGA
- a CDS encoding SHOCT domain-containing protein, whose amino-acid sequence MNEALLPLHVTVVGGHFLPGLLALILWIVLFKVFFRCGGLGPVRWDPRRGAGEEGSAGRPRHGFGPGAAGHRPPWAQQSPEEAALATLAERLASGDITPDEYLERSSALREARDRGE is encoded by the coding sequence ATGAACGAAGCACTGCTCCCCCTGCACGTGACCGTCGTCGGCGGCCACTTCCTGCCCGGCCTCCTGGCCCTGATCCTCTGGATCGTCCTGTTCAAGGTGTTCTTCCGTTGCGGTGGCCTCGGGCCCGTCCGCTGGGACCCTCGCCGGGGTGCCGGCGAGGAGGGGTCGGCGGGCCGCCCCCGCCACGGCTTCGGCCCCGGTGCCGCCGGGCACCGCCCCCCGTGGGCGCAGCAGTCGCCCGAGGAGGCGGCGCTGGCGACGCTGGCCGAGCGGCTGGCGTCCGGTGACATCACGCCCGACGAGTACCTCGAGCGCTCCAGCGCTCTGCGCGAGGCCCGGGACCGGGGGGAGTGA
- a CDS encoding nitronate monooxygenase family protein: MAEPRTLPSPLDRLRLPVVAAPMFLVSNPDLVVACCKAGVVGSFPALNLRTTEDLDGWLSTIEERLEPDDAPYAVNLIVHGSNARVRDDLAILGRHRVPIVITSLGAVTEVVEAVHSWGGIVLHDVTNERHARKAAAAGVDGLILVSAGAGGHAGTISPFALMAEVRDWFDGLILLAGALSTGADVLAARAMGADLAYLGTRFIATAEAGASEGYKDMLVEAGSGDIVHTPSVSTIPANFLRASLEAAGYDLSAVPGSVDLAHLTDPTEAHAKAWRDVWSAGHGVAAITDVPPVADLVDRLEAEYDAALARLVAPVAE; the protein is encoded by the coding sequence ATGGCCGAACCGCGCACGCTGCCGTCCCCGCTCGACCGACTCCGGCTGCCCGTCGTGGCCGCCCCGATGTTCCTCGTCTCCAACCCCGACCTCGTGGTCGCCTGCTGCAAGGCCGGCGTGGTGGGGTCGTTCCCCGCGCTCAACCTGCGCACCACCGAGGACCTCGACGGTTGGCTCTCCACCATCGAGGAGCGCCTCGAGCCCGACGACGCCCCGTACGCGGTGAACCTGATCGTGCACGGGTCCAACGCCCGGGTGCGCGACGACCTGGCGATCCTGGGCAGGCACCGGGTCCCGATCGTGATCACCTCCCTCGGCGCGGTGACCGAGGTGGTCGAGGCCGTGCACTCCTGGGGCGGCATCGTGCTGCACGACGTCACCAACGAACGCCATGCGCGCAAGGCCGCCGCGGCCGGCGTCGACGGGCTGATCCTCGTCTCGGCCGGGGCCGGCGGCCACGCGGGCACCATCTCGCCGTTCGCCCTGATGGCCGAGGTGCGCGACTGGTTCGACGGGCTGATCCTGCTCGCGGGCGCGCTCTCGACCGGCGCCGACGTGCTGGCCGCCCGCGCGATGGGCGCCGACCTGGCCTACCTGGGTACCCGCTTCATCGCGACCGCCGAGGCGGGCGCCTCGGAGGGCTACAAGGACATGCTCGTCGAGGCCGGCTCGGGCGACATCGTGCACACCCCCTCGGTCAGCACCATCCCCGCCAACTTCCTGCGGGCGTCGCTGGAGGCGGCCGGCTACGACCTCTCGGCCGTCCCGGGTAGCGTCGACCTCGCCCACCTCACCGACCCGACCGAGGCGCACGCGAAGGCGTGGCGCGACGTCTGGTCCGCGGGACACGGGGTGGCCGCGATCACCGACGTGCCGCCGGTCGCCGACCTCGTCGACCGGCTCGAGGCCGAGTACGACGCGGCCCTGGCCCGCCTGGTCGCGCCCGTGGCGGAGTGA